DNA sequence from the Suttonella indologenes genome:
CGAATCAAGAGAGAGCAATCGCTCTCCATTTCATTATCCTCGCTGAAGAAAAGCGTTTCAAGCAATCAAACAACAAAGAATTTTTGATAAATTTTTGGCATTATCTGTGGATGTGGCGGCAATTACAAGCCGATACTGGCAAAATAAATAGATAGAATTTAAGTGGAGCAGGCGCCGCCTTCTTCTAAACGCCGCAAAATCGCAAAATACCGTTATTTGAGATAGTCAGGCAATAACATTGACTTTTCTACCTGATTCAGGCATTATCTGCCGCCTTAAATTTCAAGCAAAAGCTAATTTTATTAGGAGCATTCATGGCAAATTCAGCACAAGCCAAAAAACGAGTCCGCCAAGCGGAAAAAGCCCGCGCACGCAACGCAAGCCAACGTTCTGCAATGCGTACTTCTGTGAAAAAAGTTCTCAAAGCAATTGAAGCCAAAGATTTGGACGCTGCACGCAGCAACTACCAATACGCCGTCAGCCTGCTTGACCGCGCTGCGAGCAAAGGACTCATTCATAAAAACAAAGCCGCGCGCCTTAAAAGCCGCGTGAATGCCAAAATCAAAGCGATTGCCGCTTAAGATTTTCGCCTGCTTTGCTTGTAAACCCGCTTTTTAGCGGGTTTTTTATTGCCTCAAATATTGAAAATGTAATCAAAAAACATGATTATCAAATAGATAGCTAGTCATTCAAGAATCCGACATGTTTCAACACACAGAGCGACACATAAAGCGTCGCTCTACGTGTTGCCCTGAATTGGAAGAGGTTACACCTCTCCCACAAGATTATCCTCCCTAAAGGAAGGGGTTTCAACCAGTAAGGAAATTTTGATGAAAAAATCTACCAAAGACAAAAACCGCAAAAATCTCTGCGAAAAAATCTTTCTTTTATCTGCCGCTTAATGAATATCTATTGCCAAGTTAATAAAATCTCCTTGCCAATCGATACATTTAGGCACAATATATTGTGCATGACAAAACAAAATACACCATATATTGTGAAAAATTCCTTATTTTTCTGTTCCGAAGACATTGTCTGGCAGGAAGTGCCGCAGGAAGCCTCTTTAGCTTTTTTGATTGCCGGCTGTCCGCTGCGCTGCCATGGTTGCCATAGTGCGGATTCTTGGCATCCGCAGCAGGCGCAGGCATTAAGCGCCGATTATTTGCGACAGCGCCTGCACATCTATCGCGGACTCATTACCTGTCTGCTATTTATGGGCGGCGAATGGCAGCCGCAAGCCTTGCAGGAATTGCTGCGCATCGCGCGGGCGCAGGGTTTGAAAACCTGCCTTTACACAGGAGCGGAACTTGAGGATTTGCAGCAATTGACGCCGCCTTTGCTGCCCTATTTGGATTATGTGAAAACAGGGCCTTGGAAAGCGGATTTGGGCGGATTGGACAACCCTTGCAGCAATCAGCGTTTTATCGAAGTCAGCAGCGGCAAGGTATTGAACCATCTGTTTCTCGCCCGCAATGCTAATACCAATACCGTATCGGTTTATTAAACAGGAGGAAAAATGATTCGTTTGGATAATGCGCAAATCGCAGGCAAATTGGATTTTATGCGCCGCTACATCGCGGCAAACAATGCCGCCGACGGCTCGACGATGGATGCCAATGCCAATGTCACGCAGAAAAACATCGCCACGATGGAAGCCGAGCTGATGAAAGATTTCTTTGTGCAAATCAACCGCGCACAAGTATCGGGCAAAATCGCGCAATTATTCGGGCAGGACTGCGCCGATGAATATTTGCGCCAAATCGAAGCACATGAAATTTATGTGCATGATGAAACCAGCCTCAAGCCTTATTGCGTATCGGTAACGCTCTATCCGTTTTTATTGGACGGCTTGCGCACATTGGGCGGCGAATCCGATGCACCCAAACATCTGGCTTCTTTTTGCGGTTCTTTTGTGAACTTAGTATTTGCCATCAGCGCACAATTTGCCGGCGCGGTGGCGACAGTGGAATTTCTCAGCTATTTTGATTATTTCGCCCGCAAAGATTACGGCGATGATTATTTACGCAGCCACCGCGCGGAAATCGCCAATCACTTACAGCAAGTCGTCTATAGCATCAACCAACCGGCGGCGGCGCGCGGCTATCAAAGCGTATTCTGGAATATCTCGGTATATGACCGCCATTATTTTGAAGCGATGTTCGGCAACTTCGTCTTTCCGGATTTGTCGCGCCCCGACTGGCAAAGCGTCTCCGCCTTGCAGGAATTTTTCCTGACATGGTTTAACCAAGAACGCCGCCGCGCCTTATTAACCTTCCCTGTCGTTACCGCCGCTATGCTTACCGCCGAAGGCAGCTGCAAAGACATGCCTTTTGCGCAAATGCTGGCGCAGCAACTGGCAGAAGGCAACTCCTTTTTCATGTACCTATCGGATAATCCCGACTCATTGGCGTCCTGCTGCCGCCTGCGCAATGCCGTTGAAGACCGCAGCTTTTCCTACACCTTGGGTGCGGGCGGCGTCGCGACAGGCTCAATCAACGTCATCAGCATCAATATGAACCGTCTTGAACAAGACGGACGCGATTTGGCGCAAGAAGTCGCCAAAATTCATCAATATCAATACGCCTACCGCAAACTGATGGAAGACTACCAAGCGGCAGGCATGCTGCCGGTCTATGATGCAGGTTTCATCACGCTCGACAAACAATTCTTAACCATCGGCATCAACGGCATGGTCGAAGCGGCGGAATCTCAAGGCATTCGCCCCGGCTATCATGCGCAATACGTAGAATTTGTACAAAGCCGCCTCAAAACCATCTTTGAAGCCAATCAAGCCGCTTCCAAACATTACGGCGTTAAATTCAACACCGAATTCGTGCCGGCGGAAAATCTCGGCGTAAAAAACGCCAAATGGGATAAAGCCGACGGCTACGCCGTCAAACGCGACTGCTACAACTCCTATTTTTACGCCGTGGAAGACGACAGCATCAATGCCCTAGACAAATTCCTCCTGCACGGCAAAGAATTGATTGACTGGCTTGACGGCGGCTCTGCTCTGCATTTGAATCTTGATGAAGCACTACCGGCAAGCGGCTATCTGTCTTTGCTCAATATCGCCGCCAAAACAGGCTGCAACTATTTCTGCGTCAACGTGCGCATTACCATCTGCAATGACTGCGAACACATCGACAAACGCACCTTATGCGCCTGCCCTGCCTGCGGCTCGGACAATATCGACTACGGCACGCGCGTCATCGGCTACCTCAAACGCGTTTCCGCTTTTTCCGGCGGACGGCGTAAAGAACACGCCCTGCGCCATTACCACCGCGAAGCCGCACATGCGGAATAGATAGACTTTATCAAAGGTAACTAAAATTAAAGGAGGTGATGGGGGGGGGGTTGCGTCAAAAATTATAGACACCAAGTTATTACAGGGATAAAAATGGGCTGTTTGAATACATTAAATAACCTAATAGCGCTCTATTAACCATAGATTATTTAGAATCACGGACAAAACGAATTTGCACATGACAGCAGACACATCAACGGTATAGAAAGTTTTTGGAGTTTTACCAAAAGAAGGCTTGCAAAATTTAACGGTGTAAGCAAAAATTTCGAATAGCATTTGAAGGAATGCGAATGGCGCTGGAAGCAGAGTATTGATGATTTAGAAAAACATTTATGGTCGCTTCTGCAATAAATTATACCAATCACCCTGCTAGTCTAGAGCCTCACTGATTACCGTCTTCACTTGATACGGCAACCAGGGCTTAAAAACTGACTCTTATACTCTTTAATCTTACTGGTACCCAACACATCGCCTACCGTCGCATTCGGATGGTTTTGTTGCAAGTAAGCCTCTACCTGTTTTTGGTAATCCTGTATCGCCGTATTGACCGCATCTTGATTCAAGTTTTTCACCAAACCTGTCGTCTCATCCACCGTTACCCTTGTTTTAGCTTTATTTTTCGGCTTTAATGTCAAAGATCAATCCATATTGTCACTGTCAAATAGATTTATATCACTAAATAATACCTTCAAGTAAGGTAGCCAATATTCGTAAAAAAAGGTTTTTTGAGTTTTATCTGGTTTGTCAAAAATGATCTGTTTTTCTTCAAATCTATGGCATAAAAAGAAAGCTATTAAACTTTTTTGTTTATCATCTAATTTGGTAAAATCATTATAATATTCATTTTTAGGATATTCTAAACCCTTTATAAATGGTGGTAAAAGGTGATTTTCCCATGCAAAAAATGATAAATCATTTAGGTTAGTCTTGGTTGGAAACTTTTGCGTTATTGTCTGAATAATAAATTTTGGGATATAAAAATTTCTCTTCGTTGGAGTTGTAAAACTTAAACCCTCATGACTTAAATCGGGAAGATACCAATCTGGTATATCCGTCCATATTTTAAAAGGCTCAATAAATAGTCCTTGTTTTATATTATTTTCAATATAATCGATATGCTGATTTAGTGAGTTACTCCCTTTTATGTAGCTATAGAGAGCTGACCTATCATTCCATAGTTCTTGTTTATCTAAATCTCTAAAGATAGCTATAACTAAGGATTCATTTTCCTCATTTGAGATATCTTTGAAATTTTCATTTATTAATTTAATAAAACGATTTAATTCTATACACATATATAATCTCTTAACAAAATTTCAAAATATATTAGGTTCTGTTGAACATTCATATCTTAAGCCATTGATAAGCAAAGGCTAGAGCCACATTATTTTCAAAGTTTCTTTTTAGCTTAACCTGAGTTCGGGATAAGCCACCTTTATTTAGCAGCCGCCAAAGCAT
Encoded proteins:
- the rpsT gene encoding 30S ribosomal protein S20; translation: MANSAQAKKRVRQAEKARARNASQRSAMRTSVKKVLKAIEAKDLDAARSNYQYAVSLLDRAASKGLIHKNKAARLKSRVNAKIKAIAA
- the nrdG gene encoding anaerobic ribonucleoside-triphosphate reductase activating protein; protein product: MTKQNTPYIVKNSLFFCSEDIVWQEVPQEASLAFLIAGCPLRCHGCHSADSWHPQQAQALSADYLRQRLHIYRGLITCLLFMGGEWQPQALQELLRIARAQGLKTCLYTGAELEDLQQLTPPLLPYLDYVKTGPWKADLGGLDNPCSNQRFIEVSSGKVLNHLFLARNANTNTVSVY
- the nrdD gene encoding anaerobic ribonucleoside-triphosphate reductase; translated protein: MIRLDNAQIAGKLDFMRRYIAANNAADGSTMDANANVTQKNIATMEAELMKDFFVQINRAQVSGKIAQLFGQDCADEYLRQIEAHEIYVHDETSLKPYCVSVTLYPFLLDGLRTLGGESDAPKHLASFCGSFVNLVFAISAQFAGAVATVEFLSYFDYFARKDYGDDYLRSHRAEIANHLQQVVYSINQPAAARGYQSVFWNISVYDRHYFEAMFGNFVFPDLSRPDWQSVSALQEFFLTWFNQERRRALLTFPVVTAAMLTAEGSCKDMPFAQMLAQQLAEGNSFFMYLSDNPDSLASCCRLRNAVEDRSFSYTLGAGGVATGSINVISINMNRLEQDGRDLAQEVAKIHQYQYAYRKLMEDYQAAGMLPVYDAGFITLDKQFLTIGINGMVEAAESQGIRPGYHAQYVEFVQSRLKTIFEANQAASKHYGVKFNTEFVPAENLGVKNAKWDKADGYAVKRDCYNSYFYAVEDDSINALDKFLLHGKELIDWLDGGSALHLNLDEALPASGYLSLLNIAAKTGCNYFCVNVRITICNDCEHIDKRTLCACPACGSDNIDYGTRVIGYLKRVSAFSGGRRKEHALRHYHREAAHAE